TCGAACCGCCACAACCTCGTGACGGCAATCCGACGCTGAGCCATGCATTGTACATGAGATGAGAAGATGTGTTCATGAAAGGTATTGCATCTACTATGAACGGTGAAAGTTCTTGCCATTCACATGCTCCGTTGTGACAACTTCAAGCAGGGTACATTAAGAGGCATTTGCATTTCACAAGATTTGGAATATACACGTCTACCTTAGCCCCTTGATACCCCAAATGTTCAACTATAGAGACCTAGTGGCATGTCCCCTCGCCAACCTCTGTTCAACCATGGCTGTCTCAATCTTAAAACATGTAGAGCAGTTAACAATCTTCCCGAAACCATCGCAGTTTCTGGCTGCATTGTAACCGATTCATCCAAATCGCCACACTTAATTGGGCCATCATACTAACTTCACCCCTGTCGGCCCGGAAGCCGCGGATTCTTGGCACTTAAAGTTTAACAAACCCAATACAAGACTcaccacaaaacaaccaCCCAATACCGTAAcacaacaaacacacaacCTACAATGGCTCATATACCAACCGTTGAGCTCGCCACGAGGAATGACCTCCCCGACATTCTAGACGTCTACTTCGACGCCTTTTCAGGACCTTCCTTCACGAGCATATTCCCCGTCGAACCAAGCTTCGACTACCACAAACGCGCATGGGGAACATTCTTGGGTGTCTATGAGCGAATACCCGGTATGCAAGATTGTAAAATATTTGTGATTAGAGACACGGATGGTATGTTTGCAGCACCAATTTATTAAACGTACGAATCTAACAAGACCAGGAAAAGTTAAATCCGCAGCATTGGTATGGATCATCAAACCAGAAGACCGGGGCTTTAAATCCTGGCAGCATAGATGGCCGGATGCATTCCCCGGCATGAACGGCGATACGTTGAGGGCATTCTATGAGGGCATGGGTTCTCAGCATCACGCTGTCATGGCCGACAAGGAGCACATTTGTACGTCTTATCACCTCCCGTCATCGCTCGCCCCATCACTTCTTTAAGCTAATAGCGCAGATCTTGAAATCATCATGACACACAGCTCAGCCCGTAAACAAGGCCACGCATCGGCATTACTCGCCAAAACGACGGCCCTGGCGGATGAGCTTGGCTATGCGACTTACTTGGATGCGGATGAGGGTGCAATGGGCTTGTATACAAAGCATGGGTTTGCGTACCGAGACGACGTGGAGAGAACGAGTGCCATGTTTCCCATGGTACGGGATAAACAAACGTAGAACAATGTTGAGTCCACAACAAGCACATATGCGAGAGGCctggaacaaagaaaataGACATGTACAAACGCAAAGAATACCAGTCATCATTCATATCCTATTTACAAACCAAAACATTTATATACGGAATATTTCCCTATTATTGGAGATGAAATTGCTCGCTGCGCTTCGAAAGTTGTCATCCAAAATGTCATTTGCAAATCCCCATCTGAACCACATGAGTTTCTTGGTATCCTGCCACTTCGGCCAGTTGGCGTACCCTCCAACACCCTTGTTAGGGTCTAGGTTGTACAAGAAATTGAAGTAGTATGTGCGGCAACTCTTCATGGCATTGTTGGGCAAGATACCGTAGAAAACTTGTAGAATATCAGATGCGTGGAACGTACCCACTATGGGGGTGCCGTAGTTGTAAGACGAGAGATACGACCATGCCGGGACGTCGGGTTTAACAGTTGTCGCAATGCTGAGTGTGACACGGCGGGTGAGTGTGAACGTCAAGTCACCGAGAACGGCGGCCATGCGCTTGAATCCGGGATACCACTCGTTGAGAATACCTGTGCGGAAAGGACTGCCTTGGGTGAGGGAGGGCTCGTAAAGCTGAATGAACTCCTTGAGTTTTGCCTTGGGGGCGGAGTGGAAATAGTACTGGGAAAGATAATCCACAGCCTTATCGACGCTTGTTACGTTGAGGGTTGTGATGGCGAAAATGCTGCCCTCATCCTCTTGGTCTCCAATGATCATGGGCACGGCGTGGTACTTTCCAGCGAGACCTAGCCTGTCAGGACTGTCGGGCAGTGCCGTACCGTCCGGCCGAGGCAGATATGAAAGAGCCAGCGATTGGTAAGAAATGATGCCGGGGACAGAGTTGGCGGCGTTTAGGAACGTCTTGTAGTCGGCCTTCCGCAGGCATTTAAGTGTGTCCTGAGCTCCGGAACAGCCAGCTTCTCTCACAACCTTATCATATACCTCTTGCCCCTTGGGGCAGTCGACGGGATCGGCTGGGACGACTGTTCCGGAGTTCATAATGGCACCGCGGAACAATGGCTTTCCTTTGTAGGTAGCATTCCCCCCATATAGAACCATCTGGTCAAAGACTGAGATGGATCCTGCGCTCTCACCCCAGATGGTCACCTTGCTTGGGTCACCCCCAAACGCGGCAATATTATCAGCCACCCACTCCAAGCCCATGCGCTGgtcaagaagaccaaggttAGCGCTGCCGTCTTTCAGGATCTCCTTACCAGGCATAAACCCAAAGCCCCCAACGCGATAGTTGACGGCAACAAAAACGAAGGGCTGCTTCTGTCCAACTGCAGTGgcaagaaggctggtagCGTCATACGTTTGGGTGGCGCCTAGTTCAAAACCGCCTCCAAAGATCCAGAAAAGAACGGGAAGTTTGTCACCGGCCTTTGTTCCAGCAGGTCGCTGGACATTAACGGTAAGACAGTCTTCTTGTCCCGCAATCACCTTTAGAAATGGAATTTGTAAAAGATCGTTTGCTATTTTGCCAATGATTCCCAAGCTCTCTCGGGAAAGAAACATTTGTGGGCAAGCAGGCGCAATTCCAGTACCATCTCGTTTCCCAAAGGTGCCGGAGAATTTCCTGGGTGGCTTGAGACGCAAGTCTCCAACGGGAGGATCCGCAAAAGGAATGGCATTGAAGCTCTCAACATTAAGCAGAGACCTACCCGTCATCGTGCCACCAGATGGAAGGTCAACGTCGACTGTGGCGCGCTCCTCTAAAACGGGTTCGGGCTGGGGATCGGGGACTGGACCAGGGCCAGGAGCAGGTGCCGGTGAGGCCAGAGCCACGGCGGCATAGAAGCCAACCAAGGCTGCCTGCAGTGTGACAAATTTCATGTTGAACAAGACAACGGTAACTGAATTGCCTCAGTGTATGCTTCATTTAGACAAAGAAGGAAAGCCTAATGGTAACAAACTCACAGGTAGTTGAGTCACAAAATGTCTGTCCCTCTGAAGGCTTCCACGCAATGGTGGTAGATCAATCGTAGAAGGAGTCTTGATATGGCTCTTGGTGAGCCGAGAAAGATCAAAGTCCCCTACCCAGAAACAAACCACCATTGTGGGAAAGGGTAGGATCGGGCATTATTTATAAACATGGCGATGAGAATGGCCATGATTTCCCGGACCGTTATTCCAACTGTTACCTGGGGAAACTCAGATTATGGTTGTACAGAGTGGCCGCTTCAACGGGACTCGGCCAATCGCACAGCCCCGAGAAGGTAATTGGGCGAAACTCTATAAGAGTCATAcatatacggagtagataTCTCCCGGTTTTGAGGCCCGGATTCTAGCTAGAGGCGCTTGGCggaagtactccgtagttggAGACAACGTGAACGGTGTTGGAGACACGAGCTGTAGGATGGGAACCATGCTGTGCAATGGTGGCTAGGTTGCACGAATTTTGCAGGGATTGGCAAAACTCAAAGCTCAACGCCTGGGTTCCCCATGGGGTGGCCGGAGTCGAGGATTTGCGAAGGAAGTAAAGTGTGTTGATACCAAGATTGATGTGCGTGTAGCGCATGTTGAGAATGCGGGGAGACAAGGCGAAAGATTTGCAGCAGAGAAGCACATGAATATTTTGGTAGATGTCTGCCCCGCGAATAACTTTGCCATGTACGTTTTCGCCAACTCGAGCGAGAGAGCAGCCGAGGCATAGTGGTCAAGCTTAGGCTGGAAAGGAAATATACCCCGGCTTTGGTGGGTTCGTTTCTGTGGGCGAAGGCGCTAATCACTCGCGAGAACATCTGACCGCTGGCAGCTTTACCTGCTTAGAAGGGTAATAGCAGTCCAAGCGAGATGGGGATGCTGGAGAAAGAGAAGCTCTGGCCAGCAAGAGGCACCATAACTGTGTTCAATATGATGTGCATTTACTAGGGTCTGGTCAGTCTTGGCTGCATATTGTTTACATGGGTCAGGGTAATCCTACTATGCCTCAGTCAAGGATGCAATACCCATTGTGAGATAGTAGACACCGAACTGGAAAAGTTGCCGTAAAGTCTTGTGACGCAGATTTGCGTATCCTACCTGGTCTATATCATGGGTAACTTTGAAATCGTAACCTGTTGTGGCCGACGAGGAATTCGGGTTGGCCGTTTCCGTAGTACCACTGGCAGTGCATGCATACGGCAGTGTCGAGGCGGCGTCGGCAGTGAGATTCAGTGAAACAGAAGTAGTGGAATGAATCAAACGAGTATGTATTCTAAAATTCTCCGGTCATGGCGATGTGATTATGCACGTGTTGGTAGTACAAGGCCGCGGTGACAAATGTGATGGagaatacggagtacgaagAGGACAATACGGAGCAGCGGATCGTCGCTTGGGTGTGGACAGGAAGCGGTCATGTCCCATCATCAGATCTCGGCAACGGCGTCGTTTGATGTGGCAGCTCTGAAGATATGGCCGTGGCTGGGATGCGGATTGTCCCGAATGACGGAGCTTGCATGTTGGAGGCGCATCTCAAGTGCaattgaagctgaagctgaagttgaagttgtctggttcaatgtgTTCAATGTGGCCTCTGTTGCTGCTTTCTGCATTCGATTgtttctggtctggtcgcGCCTTCCCTGTCtgcatttgcaattgcaattgcaattgcaaccccaaaccccaaccccaacccaccagaccccGCCCTCCTCACTCGCATCGGCATCGGACCTCATCACAACcccattccattccatcccATCACATCGGCCCTCGTGTCTCTTATCCCGTTTCCTGTTTGTcttctgcagcatctgcatTCGCAAGATCGCATCCACCCACCCTTGACCGCTTTTCGCGCATGCCCACTGTCCCTTTTCGGCTCGTTCTCCGATAAATGATGAACGCCTGCTTATGCAAATGAGACTTTTGACCTCCGACAATTGACGTCGTGCCCACCACTGTGGGCTGCCCGTTTATCCTGACCTTCCCAATCACCATCACACAACCATCACGAGACGGTACCGAATGCCACTAGACCACCCAAATAGCAAACAAGCTAGAGGGGTATGAGGTCCAGTCTACATCCTGGAATCAACCCAGCCAGCCTCTCTCTGATGTGAATACGTTCCGCCGGCATGTTTGTCCAACCCGGGTCCGGCTGGCTGAAGGTGTAAGTCTGAGGTGATATGCGCTGCATCGGCGCCCAAACATGCAGAAACAAATCGCAAAAGTTGCAGACTTTTACTTCTGCATAAGACGAGTTAAGCTATGGGCGTTCAAACTTGCTTGCCATGTTGTTTTGATAGCGGGAATGAAACCATTGGTATCTAGTTCCTTGGCAAGCTTTTGCTCAGACCAACTCCCCACCTTGAGCGATATTGATATGTGAGCTACGAGAGAAGGCATGCAAAAGATCGAGAACACGTAATCCCGGAACTGAACTGGGAGACCCCCCCCGGATCTTGGCATACCGAGATTGGTTCTTCCAATCCTCATACTACCCGGGTCGACGTCGACCACGGTGGAAAAAACAACCCATTCATTCCCCGACTAGCAAGGATTTTGGAGTACTTGGTGTTCATCCCACGTCTTCTCGACAACGAGGTTCGGCGCAGCAATTGGCATGTGCATCGGGTATTTTAGTCCCCTGGCCCCTTCCAAGCCCCCTCTTCCAAAAACTGAGACCTGCAGCCGCAGGACTTGCTGAACAAGATTCATCTCGGGTCTCCTTGTCAGACGTGATGGACCCTTACGGCAAGCTGAACCACTGATGCTCCACGGCGATTTGGCCGGGAAGACTGAGACCACTGCAACGCCGCAAGAACGCTATTATGATTTGCTGTTTTTTGTGCGATCCTGAAGCAAAGCCAAGACCTTGATATGTTGCCGGGATTCGGGCTTAGAATTAGGCTTCCAATGTCTCGGAACGGCTTCCCTATCCCAAACATGCACCCAACCTACCTTACCCTGGCAGCCAGTCATGACG
The genomic region above belongs to Pochonia chlamydosporia 170 chromosome 2, whole genome shotgun sequence and contains:
- a CDS encoding acetyltransferase (GNAT) family domain-containing protein; translated protein: MAHIPTVELATRNDLPDILDVYFDAFSGPSFTSIFPVEPSFDYHKRAWGTFLGVYERIPGMQDCKIFVIRDTDGKVKSAALVWIIKPEDRGFKSWQHRWPDAFPGMNGDTLRAFYEGMGSQHHAVMADKEHIYLEIIMTHSSARKQGHASALLAKTTALADELGYATYLDADEGAMGLYTKHGFAYRDDVERTSAMFPMVRDKQT
- a CDS encoding cholinesterase (similar to Aspergillus terreus NIH2624 XP_001218566.1) — encoded protein: MKFVTLQAALVGFYAAVALASPAPAPGPGPVPDPQPEPVLEERATVDVDLPSGGTMTGRSLLNVESFNAIPFADPPVGDLRLKPPRKFSGTFGKRDGTGIAPACPQMFLSRESLGIIGKIANDLLQIPFLKVIAGQEDCLTVNVQRPAGTKAGDKLPVLFWIFGGGFELGATQTYDATSLLATAVGQKQPFVFVAVNYRVGGFGFMPGKEILKDGSANLGLLDQRMGLEWVADNIAAFGGDPSKVTIWGESAGSISVFDQMVLYGGNATYKGKPLFRGAIMNSGTVVPADPVDCPKGQEVYDKVVREAGCSGAQDTLKCLRKADYKTFLNAANSVPGIISYQSLALSYLPRPDGTALPDSPDRLGLAGKYHAVPMIIGDQEDEGSIFAITTLNVTSVDKAVDYLSQYYFHSAPKAKLKEFIQLYEPSLTQGSPFRTGILNEWYPGFKRMAAVLGDLTFTLTRRVTLSIATTVKPDVPAWSYLSSYNYGTPIVGTFHASDILQVFYGILPNNAMKSCRTYYFNFLYNLDPNKGVGGYANWPKWQDTKKLMWFRWGFANDILDDNFRSAASNFISNNREIFRI